The DNA region ATGTTCATCTGGTGGCTCACCGAGCGCATGGCGCGATCTGTGTGTCATTTTCAGAAGACGACTGCACCAATCAACGAGACATGAAGCCTGCTGTGCATACGGCTCCTGACAGCCCGATATCAGGACTCCTCTGCACGAAACTCGTCTATGCTCAATACTCGTGTGCACCAAAGCGAGGCGAGCATGGCGACCGATACCGTACCGATTGCCGAGCGCGGCGTAGCCACCCTGTCAGAACAGGCATGGGAGCGTGCTCGCTGCCGCGCGGAGATCATTGGGCCGTTGGCGCAGTCGGAGACGGTCGGGCATGAAGCGGCCGACGCAGCAGCCCAGGCGCTGGGTCTGTCCCGGCGGCAGGTCTACGTCCTGATCCGCCGTGCCCGGCAAGGTTCGGGGCTGGTCACTGATTTGGCTCTTGGACAGTCGAGCGGTGGCAAAGGTAAAGGCCGCTTGCCGGAGTCGGTCGAACGAATCATCCGCGAGCTACTGCAAAAGCGCTTCCTGACCAAGCAGAAGCGCAGCTTGGCGGCGTTCCACCGTGAAGTTGCGCGGGTGTGCAAGCTGCAAAAGCTGCGGATGCCGGCGCGCAACACGGTCGCGTTGCGGATCGCCAGCCTTGATCCACTCAAGACCACTCGACTTCGGGAAGGCCAGGATGCGTCCCGCATCCTGCAAGGTGTTGGCGGTGTTCCTCCGCCAGTCTCCGCACCGCTGGAGCAGGTACAGATCGACCACACAGTCATCGACCTGATCGTGGTGGACGAGCGCGACCGGCAACCGATTGGCCGTCCGTACCTGACCCTCGCCATCGACGTGTTCACCCGCTGCGTGGTTGGCATGGTGGTCACGTTAGAAGCGCCATCTGCCGTCTCGGTCGGCCTGTGCCTCGCACACGCCGGTTGCGACAAGCGCCCTTGGTTGGAAAGGTTGGACGTGGAAATGGACTGGCCGATGAGCGGCAAGCCCGCGCTGCTCTACCTGGACAACGCGGCCGAATTCAAGAGCGAGGCGCTACGCCGTGGCTGCGAGCAGCATGGCATCCGGTTGGACTATCGGCCTCTCGGGCAGCCGCACTATGGCGGCATCGTGGAACGGATCATCGGCACGGCGATGCAAATGATCCACGACGAATTGCCGGGGACGACCTTCTCCAACCCTGACCAGCGCGGGGAATACGCCTCCGAGAAGATGGCCGCCCTGACACTGCGCGAGCTGGAACGCTGGCTCGCATTGGCGGTTGGCACCTATCACGGCTCCGTGCACAACGGCCTGCTCCAACCGCCGGCCGCACGCTGGGCCGAAGCTGTCGCGCGTACCGGCGTTCCAACCGTCATCACTCGCACCACGGCTTTTCTGGTCGATTTCCTGCCCGTCCTCCGCCGCACCCTGACCCGCACTGGCTTCGTCATCGACCACATCCACTACTACGCCGATGCGCTCAAGCCGTGGATAGCTCGGCGCGACCGCCTGCCTGCGTTCCTGATCCGGCGCGACCCACGCGACATCAGCCGCATTTGGGTGCTGGAGCCGGAGGGGCAGCACTATCTGGAAATTCCATACCGTACCTTGTCGCACCCGGCTGTCACCCTCTGGGAACAACGGCAGGCGCTGGCGAAATTGCGGCAGCAAGGGCGCGAACAGGTGGATGAGTCGGCGCTGTTCCGCATGATCGGGCAGATGCGCGAAATCGTGACCACTGCGCAGAAAGCCACGCGCAAGGCGCGGCGCGACGCGGATCGACGCCAGCATCTCAAGTCAACGGAACAACCTGTCAAAACCACGCCACCAGCGGACACGGACATGGCAGACCCGCAGGCGGACAACCAGCCACCTGCCAAACCGTTCGACCAGATTGAGGAGTGGTAGCCGTGGACGAATATCCCATCATCGACCTGTCCCACCTGCTGCCGGCGGCCCAGGGCTTGGCCCGTCTCCCGGCGGACGAGCGCATCCATCGCCTTCGCGCCGACCGCTGGATCGGCTATCCGCGAGCAGTCGAGGCGTTGAACCGGCTGGAAGCCCTGTATACGTGGCCAAACAAACAACGCATGCCCAACCTGCTGTTGGTCGGTCCAACCAACAACGGCAAGTCGATGATCGTCGAGAAGTTCCGCCGCGCCCACCCGGCCAGCTCCGACGCCGACCAGGAGCACATCCCGGTATTGGTCGTGCAGATGCCGTCCGAGCCATCGGTGATCCGCTTCTACGTCGCGCTGCTCGCGGCGATGGGAGCACCATTGCGACCGCGCCCACGGCTGCCGGAAATA from Klebsiella sp. WP3-W18-ESBL-02 includes:
- a CDS encoding Mu transposase C-terminal domain-containing protein; translation: MATDTVPIAERGVATLSEQAWERARCRAEIIGPLAQSETVGHEAADAAAQALGLSRRQVYVLIRRARQGSGLVTDLALGQSSGGKGKGRLPESVERIIRELLQKRFLTKQKRSLAAFHREVARVCKLQKLRMPARNTVALRIASLDPLKTTRLREGQDASRILQGVGGVPPPVSAPLEQVQIDHTVIDLIVVDERDRQPIGRPYLTLAIDVFTRCVVGMVVTLEAPSAVSVGLCLAHAGCDKRPWLERLDVEMDWPMSGKPALLYLDNAAEFKSEALRRGCEQHGIRLDYRPLGQPHYGGIVERIIGTAMQMIHDELPGTTFSNPDQRGEYASEKMAALTLRELERWLALAVGTYHGSVHNGLLQPPAARWAEAVARTGVPTVITRTTAFLVDFLPVLRRTLTRTGFVIDHIHYYADALKPWIARRDRLPAFLIRRDPRDISRIWVLEPEGQHYLEIPYRTLSHPAVTLWEQRQALAKLRQQGREQVDESALFRMIGQMREIVTTAQKATRKARRDADRRQHLKSTEQPVKTTPPADTDMADPQADNQPPAKPFDQIEEW